The stretch of DNA GTCTTCACTACCTGATGCTTTCTGTCACCTGCACAACCTGGAGAGCCTGATGCTGGACGGGAATAACCTCACAGCGCTGCCGGCCTCGTTTGGCAGCCTGCAAAGACTGAAAATGATCAATCTGTCCTCAAACGAGTTTGAGAACTTCCCCCAGGTGATTTTAAGCATCACAGGATTAGAGGAACTGTACCTGAGCAGGAATAAACTGACTCATATCCCAGAGGAGATCGGGCAGCTGGGGAAGCTGGCGAACCTTTGGCTGGATAACAACAACATTACATATCTACCAGACTCCATCGTGGAGCTGGAGAAGCTGGAGGAGCTCGTCTTACAGGGTAACCAAATAGCCATACTGCCAGATAACTTTGGAAAGCTGTCCAGAGTGAACATCTGGAAGGTGAAGGATAACCCGCTCATCCAGCCTCCGTACGAGGTGTGCATGAAGGGGATTCCTTACATCGCAGCCTATCAGAAGGAACTCGCACATTCCCAGCTCGCCGTGAAGCCGCGGCTCAAACTGGTCCTGATGGGGATGAAGAACGCCGGGAAGACGCGGCTCAGGCAGAGTGTGGTGAGCAGACAGCAGGACGCAGCAGGAAACCAGGGAAGCAAAGGAATCGAAGTCACTAACTGGGTGGCAGACGCTGATCGATGTCTCACTTTTCTGGTGTACGATTTGTCAGGGAAGCAAAATTACGACCTCATCAAACCCTTCTTCCTGTCCCCCGGTGCTCTCTACGTTCTGGTTGTGAATCTCAAAACGTATTCGCCCAGGAACTTTTACGCCCACGTCGGGTATTTCCTCCACCTGCTCAGTGCCAAAGTTCCCCACGCTGTCGTGTGCTTAGTGGGAACGCACGCCGACCTGTGTGGggaggtggagctggaggagaaaactCTGGACATCCACAGACAGATAGGCCTGCAGGAGAAGAGGGACATCCAGAGTCTGAGGAGCCTGGCTCTGCAGGTGGACCAGGCGCTGGAGCAGGGCTTCAGCGTCCGCACCTCCAGCCCTCACGTCCTCTTCTACGGCGTCTCTGACAGGAACCTGCGGCGGAGGAAAGCCCAGCTGCAGTACATGCTGAACCAGAGGCTGCAGATCTTGTCTCCTGTGCTGAGCGTCAGCTGCACGGAGACGCAGAGGAACATTCAGAGGCTGCGTGAGAAGCTCATGTCCGTCGCTGACCACAGGGACATCTTCCCCAACCTCCATCGCGTGCTGCCCAAGTCCTGGCAGATGCTGGAGGAGCTGCACTTTAAGCCCAAAGACTTATGGCTGTCATGGTGGGACTCGGCCCGGCTGGGCCTGCAGGCGGGGCTGACGGAGGACCGACTGCAGAGCGCCTTGTCCTACCTGCACGAGAGCGGGAAGCTGCTCTACTTTGAGGACAGCCTCACCCTGAAGGAGTATGTTTTCCACAATCTTCCACGCTTCATCGCAATCCTCAACGTCTTCTTCCAGAGGGACGAGTCGACGCTGCTGGACCGGCTCCTCTctgagggggagaggggggacAAGGGCCGGGTGAGTCTGGTGATAGAGGACGAGAAGGGGGAGAACCTCAGGGTCACCCATCTGCAGCATCATGTGGAGGGCTTCCTGCAGCACGGCCTCCTGCCCTCCAACGTCATCCGCCTGCTCCTCCGCCCGCTCATCCAGACCCAGCAGGACCTCCATCTCATCATGGAGCTCCTGGAGAAGATGGGCGTCTGCTACTGCATCAACAAACCCCGCAGCAAGCCTCTGAACGGGGCCACCGCCTGGTACAAGTTCCCCAGCTACGTCAGCAACGAGGAGCCCCGGGCGGAGGCCTCGGCCGGCGGCAGCTCCGTCCCTCTGTGTCCGCTCTTCTCTGTGGAGCAGCTGCACATCCAGTACAGATTCCCCTTCCTCTTCCCTCCCGGACTCTTCGCTCGCTTCAGTGTTCAGATAAACAGCCACGTGGTTCAGCGGTCGGACGGCAGGCATCAGATCTTCGCCTATCGGGGTAAAGTCCCCGTGGAGATCAGCCATCAGCCCTCCAAAGGGAAGCTGCAGGCGGAGACTCTGTCCATCACCAGCCACGCCTCGCTGCCCAACATCTGGACTGCGTGGCAGGCCATCACGCCGCTGGTGGAGgagctgaatgtgctgctgCAGGAGTGGCCTGGGCTGCATTACTCTGTACATATTCTGTGTTCCAAGTGCCTCAAGAGAGGGTCATCCAGCCCACACGCCTTTCCAGGTAAGAGCTCTTTACTTCCTCACATCTCTGGTGGTTTGATGCACTGTTAGAAACAAAAGTCTGGTTTGAGAACAGGTGTCAAAAACAGCAAATGCATGCTTTTAAAACTCTTTATACACTCAAGAAAACCACAGACTGGTGTCTAAAAATGAAATACTGGaacaaaaaactcaaaaacaagCGCAGAGCATCAAGTTCAAACCTGCAGACATTTAGTGGTGACAGTAAAATCAGTAACATATTTTATGCAGTCTGTTTCCATCAGCTCATCCACATCACTGTAACTCTCTTTCTGCTCAGATAAAATTGTTTGTGTGACAAATCCAAACCTCAGTGTGACCTCTGAACATGAGGTTACAGCTCGTTGTCacacaacacactgaaaaacaaaatccttCTGTGTTTGAGGAGCAGAGAACGTTGGTTTTGTCTCCTGATTTTACCTCCTTTCATCCACAGCTGCGCCTCCTTTTATTCACCTCATCAAATGTTTCAGCTTCCTGTCGTCCATCATGTGACCtatagaatataaatatatagtcATATTATATATAAGTACTTTCtacaatataaaatgtttacttGCCTGTTTCCATTCTCTTTTTATGCAAACTTTTCCACATCAGCCGGAAACACTTTATTGagatattgactttttttttttaattttcaaatttacACCAACAATACAAAAGTTTCTCcagatttgttgcttttctcaactttatatgacagtaaactgaatatttctgggtttttgactgttggtcggtTAAATCAAGACATCTGATGACGTCATCTTGAACTCTGACGGgcattttgctgttgtttttttaaaaattatttattgaaacTTTAATCATACAATGTCACTGAGATCTGTTTTTCAAGAGAGaactgagaacaagaaacattcataatcagaccagagctgcaactaacaattattgattaatctgtcatttattttctcaattaattgattagtttttggtccataaaatgtctttgtccacaactcaaagatcttcagtttactgtcacagagacaaaagaaaaccagaaaatattcacatttaagaagctgcaatcagagaatttggactttatttcttgaaaaatgactccaaacgattaattgattatcgaAATAGTTGGCGATACATTTAATAGTTGGctactaatcgattaatctattcatcattgcagctctaaatcagacaaacacaatcaacaaagaatgaataaaaacattagaaaataaagttttaaaatctaaaatgagTATGAGAGTTCAATGAGTTTtaaagactaaatgattaatacaGAGAATAATCGGCAGATTCAGATTCATAATGCTAATGTTTTGTATTCTTGGTATCTATGGTGATCTGTGGTCACATGACCAGAACCAGATTTGGCCTCAGACACTCTGACGAAGGACAGGAAGCTGAAACGTTTGTTGAATAAAGCGTCAAGGTTTAAAGTTCACCTCGCTGTGCTTTAATTCCTCACaaccagttttatttttccttttgacTCGAATGTTTTAGAGAAGAGAGACGAGCTCTCACTCTCCTCCAAACATCCAAACGTCCAGTTTGCTGAAATTAATTAAACTCCTGCAGCTCttattaaaggacagattcacattttttgtcttaaaccaacagtcaggagcctaaatgaacattaaagctgtttttcttgctgtaatcattcctcctgttcatactgaccattagaagatcccttcataatgaccttacaaaggaagtgatggaggacaaaaatgtatttaaagtttatctgaagctaatatgaagcttcagcgtccaaatgagtcaaatcaagtagatatctttcaacgttacagtctttttagtgccaaagttcctctttttgttactatacttccacctgcagctcaacagggaaacacaaagactgtaaatgtgtcagatatccacttgatatgactaactcagactgctgaagctgaatagaagcttcacacagactttaaatgactgtgtggacacactgtggattttatcctccatcacttccattggaagcacatttgaaggatcttttaatatccagtatgaacagcaggaatgattacagacacctgactgctggtttaacacagactgggaacactgggaacactgggaattCGTCCTTTAAACAGATTCACTTACAGTCAGAAGAAGCCTTCATCAGGCATGCAGAGGATGATGCCGGGAATCAGCGGGGGGATGGAGGCTGAACAAAGGCTGCGGCTCCTGATGTTGCTggacagggagggaggggctGGGTGTGGGGGGGTTAtgggtggggtggtggggggggggggggggtacagAGATAATCCTGACGGGATGGAGGAGGATGTCACGGCAGCTTGACCTGCTTTTATTTCTTGGATTGTAGTTTCAGCCAATGAGAAAGCGTCAGACAGACTGATAGGATGTGAAGTGAAGAAGGGATGAGGATCAAGGTTTCAAGCCTGATCCGAGTCCTTAATATTGATTATCTGCTGATAGAGTCttatatttacagcagcagaagatgtgaaatatgtatctgacacactgaaatatcATTTTTCAGGAGCTTCTTGATATAAACACTGAGAGTCCTGATTGAAAACGATTAAACTGATCAGCTTAAATGATTGATCTGATCTGAATGACAATTGAAGTGGAGAGACTCCTGATCCTCTAGAGAAGAGATGTCTCACTCTGTCGGAGTTGTTGGAACTACAGAAACACTCTGATTATGCAGCAGAGTGAAGCTTCTTCCTTCACAGAGGATCTTTGGTcgaatacaaacacacaaactgtttcattttgtcatcaaaGTTACTCAGAACAGCTGATTTATTAGGGCTGAGACAACTCGTCAGTTAATTGACGagtcgatcgacagaaagttgattgattaatcgtttgagtctttttttcaAGCAGACAtgttttctggttccagctgctCCAGGTTCaggatctgctgcttttctctgtttatatGACTGaacagaccaaacaactaattgattaattgagaaaataatcattttgataatgaaaatgatcgtTAGTTACAGCCCAACACGTTGAGATTATTGTGTAATCTGGTAATGATTGTACTAATATTACACAGTTATTATAGTTGTAGTGTAGTTGATTCATTTCAATATATTGTTGTTGTCGTAGTTTCCTGGAGAGAAATAATTGTAATTTGGAGCtaattataaagaaaataataataataataaaacacaaataaatattcagtcattattcatttattattggaaactttattAGTTTTTGCATCACTGTTGTCAAATTTCTACTGACTAAATGACTCTGTTGGTTACATCAGCagttaattataataaatatttccaTATAATTAATGCCAGATTCTCTTTTTAGGAACTGATGGAccagttaaaataaaacaaccttgactttaaaacagaacagctacatgaataaaaaacaaacatctctgAGGGGTTTTTTTGAACTATGACCTGAATATTTGTAAAATCCTGACTCACTGCTGCCTTCAGTCAGTTTCAGGCTTTAAGAAACTGGattaaaataaacctttttatGCAGCTTTTTGCATTCTGTAGCTTCTATTAttttaattcttcttcttcttttgttttgttttatttgagtcCCAAACCcccaaaaatattgattttactATCATGTCAtccatttttgtcatttttgctcgAACAATGAAAGTGATGAATTTTCTTCAGATTGAAGCGACTGATGCTTTGATAGAAGCTGAAGAATGTGAAGCAGGCTGTTGTGGTGGAATCCGACCTTGGATGTGATAAAATAGTTTCCGTGTGATGTGTGAGAGATTACGGCTGTGATGTTTAATGAACCGTTTTATATCCGGCGGCAGATTAGAGCTTCGATCACAGACAGACGGACTTTTCTTTCTGTCGGGGCGATCAACCAAACCAGGAAACGCTTTGGAGctgcagaaaagaaaacagctcCGATTTTATCACAGAGTGTGTTTGCAGCCGCGGAGGaatttcctctctctgtgtcacatGATGCGATGCTTTTTTTCTATATTGTTGTCTGAAATTCATAAAAAGACTCCTGAAGTGTTTGTTGTGGAGGACGCAGTGATCGTTGctgtgaaacaggaagtgaccaCAAACTgatattatctttatttattatctttacATCTGATGATTTTATCAGAAATAAAGttatatagatatatttataCACTGCTGTGAAGTACTTTAAACTTCCTCTCAGcacatttccatgtgtttcCATGTGAAACATATCAGGATCTTTAAATATGTGACAGATAGAAACtacagattattttcatcattaagTTTCAGGTTTTATTTAATCGTCATATAAAGATAAACATACAGCAGGATGAGATCGGCAGGAGGCTTTAAAGTCtgtctgtattgttttattacTCAATAAACATATAAAGAGAGTAAATACTACAATCAGAAATACACCACCACACCACCCAGTTCACCCAGTTCACCCAGTATCACCCAGTATCAGCCAGTTCATAAACACTCTTGTCCAGGATCTGTAGTTAACCTTCCGGGTTATTgaacaaccctcagatagaaacaaaggtcaagagttcaactagtgAAGGATTAGTGTTACTTTACAACCGTATATGAACACAGCCAGTAACGTTACTGTCACATGAAactaacaacaaacaacattttcCTCTAAAAACTTCTCACATCAACACTTTAAAGACAGAAATCTGTTAAACTATCAACTGTAAATGCAGTAAAAGAGACCTGAGTTAGttaaaaacatgataaacaatataaatatgttCATATCAGCTTCTATTTACATTCTGGGCTCTGGTTCCCAACGTTactggtgtttgtgtgtttatcagtCATGTCACATAATAATACATGAATAATGGAGGACGGGGTTCAGTCGAGCAGTTTGTGTGTCACATTGTTGCGTTTAGTTGAGGAGCTTCAgtcctgctgtgatgtttttctgATCGTCTGCTGCGTCCATGGCAACAGGTGAGCATCCTCAGCTGCTCCGTCAGGTAGAGGGAGGATCAGTGACGCTTACGccactgatgtgtgtgtgactgtagaAAACTGTGATTGTCAGCAGTAGTGGTACATTTGTGTATCAGTCCAGCTTCCCCCTCTGGTCACCTGAGCAGATGGTACGGTCCAGTCAGGTGAGGCTGAGCAGGTAAAAGGCTGATCACTGGTCCGTAGTGATGAgtagagaagaggaggaggtggcagCTGCTTTGGTTTAAGTTATCTTTCATTAATATTTCTGTTCATAAACATGATCCCTTTAAAGGTTTCACTGCTAAATACCATCTTCTACCCTTCATATGGGCAGCATCACTTCAGATTACTTTCACTTAGATGAGTTGATCTAACAGTACCTTCACTTTAAACTGAGTCTGAGTCTAAAATGTTGTGATTTACATAAACAGGGATGTGATTTTTGTCCCCAGTAGGGAGACGAGTCCCACAGAGTGACTGTAAACAGCATTTACCTGCAAAAAAGATGCTGTAcgaataaagtttgattgactgTATGTTTCacataaatgtagtgaagtagaaggAATAATATTTCCTTCAGGAATGTGGTGAtgagtagaaatataaagtagcataaaatagaaatactcaagtaaagtacaagtacctctaaattgtagttaagtgcagtactttagtaaatgtacttagcacacacacacacacatacctttGCAGACGGACCTCTCAGCTGATTCGCAgctgtgtttttgtccttttatgGATATTTCTGTCTGCAGAGTGTTGATGCAGTTTGGGctccacagagcagagcagactAAACACTCCTCAGTCTGCAGAACAAAGTCTTCACACTGAGGAGGTCACAATTTACAGAAACAACcttcaaactgtcaaacagACCCAGTATGAACCTCGTACACACACTCGCGCTCGCGTGTCGGGCTGCAActgaggattattttcattattgatttatgttTTGGTCCGTGAACTGTTAAAAAAACCAgtgaaaaaaatgctgttcCCAGTTTCCTCCAGCTGCACTGACGCCTTCagtttacttgttttgtccgactaacAATCCAGAATCTGAAGATACTGAACCGACTGTTTAACATGTCGAAGAAAAACAGCGAATATCTGCTCAGAATATGACTAAACACTTTCACTTAAGTCTCATTTTGAATGCAGTTCCTCTGGCTGTAATAACTACAGTATTACCATTGATGGATCGATTGAAATATAAAAGATATgcaacatatataaataaataaataatatatgcaCAGCTTCCAGGATGCATCATATCTTTGTACAGTAATTGTCAAAaggataaaacacaataaagctcaagagcttatttccattgttgtCCTTTCAATAAAAGTCTTTATAATGCAGCGTttaagatattattattattattattattattattattattattattattattattattattattattattattattattattacacatgtTAAAGTTGCAACAATTAGACATTTGAGGAggtcatcttgggcttttgggaaacatttttcaccattttctgacattttatggatcaaatGATATAGTTTCTATGTTTTATTCTTGATGACCGATAGTTTCCTGGAGCCCAGGATGATGTGTTCAGCACTATTGATTCATAAAGAAGTCTGCATATGAAACTAATGCATTGTGGGTACTTGTGTAGTTTTATTATACTGAATGTTCAGACACTTTCACTCTTGCTGCTGATCTGACTCCCTGCTGCTCACTCAGCTTCTCTTAATCCACTTAAAGGATCCGctgggatttaaaaaaacaacaagttacAGATTCACCAGACGGACAGCGAACGCAGCGCGGGCTGTTTGAgtgtctcttctgtctctcaggtgtTTCTGCTTCACCTGCCAACAGGTGGATCACATGTCGCTTATTATGAAGCTCAGCCGGGTTTCAGTTTAGCGTTActtcaataaactttattgttttattacagaGGAGCATAAATCAGATACTAAATAGTTTGTTTGAAGTGCAGTGAAGCTGCCAACGGCCTCGTAggaacatattttatttaaatattaagaTATTAATCTTTACAGTGTCCATTTTCCCTACTGGCCCACTTCATCTACTGGCCAGTACATCAGAGTTTTACTGGTCTGGAGGccaaaaaatgacaataactcttgttttaaacataattttggtgattaattcattgtttaCTGTAATACAGACAACAGTGAAGTTctcttttgatttgtttgttttcctttggtCACTGATGTGTAATGTTGATATATCACAGCATCAGTAAATGAATAGTGTATAAATGCAGGTTTCTCCATATGTTCAGAGAATAGAATACATAAAGAGAACAGAGTGGATGACTGATAATAAACTCCTGtgttgttcagacagaacagagagaaagaacatgatggtgttttgtttgtgtttacgTCTGTGAGACACGATGAACGCAGCGAGCGTCTGTCTCCTCACGAAACATCTGTcgagtgtttgatggttgtttctttgtgttttagaaGGTAACCGCCGCGCTTTGTTTTCGCCACCGCTGCTCCCTCACCTCACCTCGATCCACTGCCGCTGCTCAGAAATCTTTACTTCACTTGTAACGTTATCAAACCATAACGTCCTAAACTGCGCCCTGATTCTCTGATTGGCCGATCTGGTTTCATTTCATTGATCACATGAaggttttaatcatttaattccacttcagctgttttttgaaacagtttattttaaagatgatttattAAATGATGTCACTGATACGGCtgaaataatacacaataaaaaaatttaaaaaactaaagctgcaattaacaattattttaattattgattaatctgccaattattttctcgattaattgattagtaaaaagtaaaaaaaaatgtaggaaTGTACAACATGTACTCTGGCAGATGTCGGGTGAATCCATATCTCTGATTGGATATTCCTTCATGTGATCAATCATGTGATCAGGTGATAAATGTATCTTATTGATCACACTCAACATATTCAGTTGGTTCTTTCTGAAGTTTGATAAATATGAACTTGGATCTGTTTTGTTCGTCCTTCGtcttatattttcatttttaaactctGAATATCTGAGTTAAACcctttattaataataataataataataataataataatatatagatatataaagTGGTGCAGTGTTGTATCCTGATGCTGCACAGACGTGAAGTCTGTCTCAGCTTGGTGTCTGAACTGTATTACAACACGCAGCTCAATGGAAGTGAAAGCACGTCGATGGCAGCAGCATAAAGGAGCTTCTGTCTCGCAGCTGAAACCATCTGTGACTCTGCTGTCTGAGACAATGAGACTGTTCACAGATCAGCTGAGGAGATCAGCTGCTCACAAACTGCCACAGGAGCTAAATTCAGCTTCCTGCTGCTTTCAGGATCCACTTTATGAtctttttaatcacttttaaaGACGTAAATCGGTCACCGCAGCACAATGACTCACTGCTGTTGGAACAGTAGTGACACATTTCTGACTCTCTGTCGCTTTTGGACACAAACTGAGGTTTGTCATTTCCCagcattcagtgtttttatggGAGCAGAGGTGCTTCATCAGAGTCTGAAGCGGAGAGATTTCCTTCAGAGACTTTTGGTAAATAAATCAGTTTATATTTGTATGGATTTACTCTCCTGCATCTCTAAACAGGAACACTTTGAAATGTAtatcacatgaataaatatCCCCTGAAGTCTTATCTGCATTTACACTCAGAGTTATGTTTCTTCCTGTATCTGGATGTTGTAACATATAGTACATGATAATCCTGCCCTGCAGGGTTCATCAGCACCGAGCGACCTGTTGAGACACGTCTCAGTCTGTCTGGTTTCACTCGAACTCAGTTGTTTGTGATC from Thunnus albacares chromosome 18, fThuAlb1.1, whole genome shotgun sequence encodes:
- the mfhas1 gene encoding malignant fibrous histiocytoma-amplified sequence 1 homolog; the encoded protein is MKTLNENKEQQEEEGSGCRAMEDKENNLKTARLWRDAALRSRKLRSNLRQLTLCSKNNQIILPEDISEIEVLNLGNNSLQELPDGLGSTLNNLRILVLRRNKFSCVPCVVFELGQLVELDMSHNLLRSLSEGVSQLKGLKKLCISHNKIQSLPAQIGALQFLEELDISFNELRDVPRSFSCLHRLRTLDADHNKLNQFPPEILALRDLEELDCSGNKFEALPADIMKLQPIKILWLSSLHMSSLPDAFCHLHNLESLMLDGNNLTALPASFGSLQRLKMINLSSNEFENFPQVILSITGLEELYLSRNKLTHIPEEIGQLGKLANLWLDNNNITYLPDSIVELEKLEELVLQGNQIAILPDNFGKLSRVNIWKVKDNPLIQPPYEVCMKGIPYIAAYQKELAHSQLAVKPRLKLVLMGMKNAGKTRLRQSVVSRQQDAAGNQGSKGIEVTNWVADADRCLTFLVYDLSGKQNYDLIKPFFLSPGALYVLVVNLKTYSPRNFYAHVGYFLHLLSAKVPHAVVCLVGTHADLCGEVELEEKTLDIHRQIGLQEKRDIQSLRSLALQVDQALEQGFSVRTSSPHVLFYGVSDRNLRRRKAQLQYMLNQRLQILSPVLSVSCTETQRNIQRLREKLMSVADHRDIFPNLHRVLPKSWQMLEELHFKPKDLWLSWWDSARLGLQAGLTEDRLQSALSYLHESGKLLYFEDSLTLKEYVFHNLPRFIAILNVFFQRDESTLLDRLLSEGERGDKGRVSLVIEDEKGENLRVTHLQHHVEGFLQHGLLPSNVIRLLLRPLIQTQQDLHLIMELLEKMGVCYCINKPRSKPLNGATAWYKFPSYVSNEEPRAEASAGGSSVPLCPLFSVEQLHIQYRFPFLFPPGLFARFSVQINSHVVQRSDGRHQIFAYRGKVPVEISHQPSKGKLQAETLSITSHASLPNIWTAWQAITPLVEELNVLLQEWPGLHYSVHILCSKCLKRGSSSPHAFPGELLSQPRPDGLTEIICPKNGSERVNVALVYPPTPTVVSPCLK